A DNA window from Halococcus salsus contains the following coding sequences:
- a CDS encoding MFS transporter, whose amino-acid sequence MSQQQDGAEATNGDTASLRNNWNFRRLLVGRFVTNAGDSLYTVAGTWLVYDLTGSSFYTGLASALLLLPPALQFVSGPLVDRWPLVRTLVWTQLVQAGLVLSIPIAAAFDHLSIGLVLVVIPILSFLNQFVYPAQNAALPRIVVESQLTRANSAFSFANRGTDMVFDALGGVLIAVTGAVSLFVLDSITFVVATLSFVGVRVPERAETDDRATGVDVSGYPSDLREGVRWLRGTVFAEMMLATAVTNFGTGVMLAVLPGFAAVRGGSILYGALLGAMGAGGLVGALVASRLTHIGYGTIRIVGLGVGFVLWVAAVYSPWPALSVVLFAITGIPIGITNVMGQTLVQTVAPEDLLGRVTSVDASVSTLTVPIGSFLRGIVGSRIGVVTTMAVAAVGFAFVSLYFAIRPRLRSLPAMDDIGQGEFGVRARSSSASENRD is encoded by the coding sequence GTGAGCCAGCAGCAGGATGGAGCGGAGGCCACGAACGGGGACACGGCCTCGCTACGGAACAACTGGAACTTCCGCCGCCTGCTGGTCGGGCGGTTCGTCACGAACGCCGGCGATAGCCTCTACACGGTCGCCGGGACGTGGCTGGTCTACGACCTCACGGGGTCGAGTTTCTACACCGGGCTGGCGAGCGCGCTGCTCCTCCTGCCGCCGGCACTGCAGTTCGTCTCCGGACCGCTCGTCGACCGATGGCCGCTCGTCCGGACCCTCGTGTGGACGCAGCTCGTTCAGGCCGGCCTCGTCCTGTCGATCCCCATCGCGGCCGCCTTCGACCACCTCTCCATCGGGCTGGTTCTGGTCGTGATCCCAATCCTCTCGTTCCTGAACCAGTTCGTCTACCCCGCGCAGAACGCGGCGCTCCCCCGGATCGTCGTGGAGAGTCAGCTGACACGCGCCAATTCGGCGTTCTCGTTCGCCAACCGGGGGACCGACATGGTGTTCGACGCGCTCGGTGGCGTCCTCATCGCCGTGACCGGCGCGGTTTCGCTGTTCGTGCTCGATTCGATCACGTTCGTGGTCGCGACCCTCTCGTTCGTCGGTGTTCGGGTTCCCGAACGCGCCGAAACGGACGACCGAGCGACTGGAGTCGACGTTTCGGGCTATCCCTCCGACCTCCGTGAGGGCGTTCGATGGCTCCGAGGAACGGTGTTCGCCGAGATGATGCTCGCCACGGCGGTCACCAACTTCGGGACTGGGGTGATGCTCGCCGTGCTGCCGGGGTTCGCCGCGGTTCGTGGCGGCTCGATACTCTACGGAGCCCTGCTCGGCGCGATGGGCGCGGGAGGTCTCGTCGGGGCACTGGTCGCGTCCCGACTGACGCACATCGGGTACGGCACGATTCGAATCGTCGGGCTCGGGGTCGGGTTCGTCCTGTGGGTCGCCGCGGTCTACTCCCCGTGGCCGGCACTCTCGGTCGTTCTGTTCGCGATAACCGGGATACCGATCGGCATCACGAACGTGATGGGGCAGACGCTCGTTCAGACGGTGGCTCCGGAGGACCTGCTCGGGAGGGTCACGTCCGTCGACGCGAGCGTCTCCACGCTCACGGTACCGATCGGTTCGTTCCTCAGGGGGATCGTGGGCAGTCGAATCGGCGTCGTCACGACGATGGCCGTCGCTGCGGTAGGGTTCGCGTTCGTCAGCCTCTACTTCGCGATCCGTCCCCGCCTGCGCTCCCTTCCGGCGATGGACGATATCGGCCAGGGTGAGTTCGGTGTTCGTGCCCGGTCGTCGTCAGCATCGGAGAATCGTGATTGA
- a CDS encoding universal stress protein produces the protein MDDNDVLVMETILVVVASDEPNESLLTEADRHVTGTESRVVLCCVNTEGFRQNSIQRRSRAGREAGEIDQHAAETAAAEIAADTFGDDVQYDVVGIADDSADEILAVADEHDCDHVFIDAQSRTAVGKAVFGDVAQQVILQFDGPVTVTTGS, from the coding sequence GTGGACGACAACGACGTACTCGTCATGGAGACCATCCTGGTCGTCGTCGCGAGCGACGAGCCGAACGAGAGCCTGCTGACGGAGGCCGACCGACACGTCACCGGCACCGAATCGAGGGTCGTCCTGTGTTGTGTCAACACCGAGGGCTTCCGGCAGAACAGCATCCAGCGCCGAAGCAGGGCCGGCCGGGAGGCCGGCGAGATAGACCAACACGCCGCCGAGACGGCCGCGGCCGAGATCGCCGCCGATACCTTCGGCGACGACGTCCAGTACGACGTGGTCGGGATCGCCGACGACAGCGCCGACGAGATACTCGCGGTGGCCGACGAGCACGACTGCGACCACGTCTTCATCGACGCACAGAGCCGAACGGCGGTCGGGAAGGCGGTCTTCGGGGACGTCGCACAGCAGGTGATCCTCCAGTTCGACGGACCGGTCACCGTCACGACCGGGTCGTGA
- a CDS encoding Nramp family divalent metal transporter, translating to MSEHSSGNDESRPSDDPTAEYREPPRTWRGVLKYLGPSFATLAIVIGSGELIGTTATGAEVGIVVLWFLLISLFIKVGIQYIIAKYAMLEDKTPHRIFDEVPGKIFGHSWSYWFIVIKWFFSDNIQYMGVFFGAATLLHYLSGQTIPILLCTLIVLVGVTIPALREYDFVEDFSTVLVMILVVVTVAAAALSFFSPFALSAGDIAYGLSFDIPDSGFYIIFGVIGITGVGTGEIIGYALFVNKAGYGKLAGPRDSEGWKDRMQGWLRVLGADVGLTVILEAFVTTSFFIIGASILANSGDYPDGAQLAVYLAGAYQELFGPFGYWILIIGGFFALYSTIFGKLNLLTEVWPDILNQTERFSDLDMRRVALFVGIVSPIIWLVGGTVTGSIVALLFLGGFINTMALFPEIVTAMWILYKDDERDPEFQFSLPAKALGWASLIATFVMLAAVLVLQF from the coding sequence ATGAGCGAACACAGCAGCGGGAACGATGAGTCTCGACCGTCGGACGACCCGACGGCGGAGTATCGCGAACCGCCACGAACCTGGCGGGGCGTACTGAAGTATCTCGGACCGTCCTTCGCGACCCTCGCGATCGTTATCGGCTCCGGCGAACTGATCGGAACGACCGCGACGGGGGCGGAGGTCGGGATCGTCGTGCTCTGGTTCCTCCTCATTAGTCTCTTCATCAAGGTCGGGATCCAGTACATCATCGCGAAGTACGCGATGCTGGAGGACAAGACGCCCCATCGGATCTTCGACGAGGTCCCCGGGAAGATATTCGGCCACAGCTGGTCGTACTGGTTCATCGTGATCAAGTGGTTCTTCTCCGACAACATCCAGTACATGGGGGTGTTCTTCGGGGCCGCGACGCTGTTGCACTACCTGAGTGGCCAGACGATCCCGATCCTCCTTTGTACGTTGATCGTCCTCGTCGGGGTAACCATCCCGGCGCTCCGCGAGTACGACTTCGTCGAGGACTTCTCGACGGTGCTCGTGATGATCCTGGTCGTCGTGACGGTCGCCGCAGCGGCGCTCTCCTTTTTCTCGCCGTTCGCGCTCTCGGCCGGTGACATCGCCTACGGGCTCTCGTTCGACATCCCGGACAGCGGCTTCTACATCATCTTCGGCGTCATCGGTATCACGGGCGTCGGCACCGGCGAGATCATCGGGTACGCGCTGTTCGTCAACAAGGCGGGCTACGGCAAGCTCGCCGGGCCGCGGGACTCGGAGGGCTGGAAGGACCGGATGCAGGGCTGGCTCCGCGTGCTCGGGGCCGATGTAGGCCTGACCGTGATCCTCGAGGCGTTCGTGACGACCTCGTTTTTCATCATCGGGGCGTCGATCCTCGCGAACTCGGGGGACTATCCCGACGGCGCACAGCTGGCCGTCTACCTCGCCGGCGCGTATCAGGAGCTGTTCGGACCGTTCGGTTACTGGATCCTGATCATCGGCGGGTTCTTCGCACTCTACTCCACCATCTTCGGGAAGCTCAACCTCCTCACCGAGGTCTGGCCCGATATCCTCAACCAGACCGAGCGGTTCTCGGACCTCGACATGCGCCGGGTCGCGCTGTTCGTCGGCATCGTCTCGCCGATCATCTGGCTGGTGGGCGGGACCGTCACGGGCTCGATCGTCGCGCTCCTCTTCCTCGGCGGGTTCATCAACACGATGGCGCTCTTCCCGGAGATCGTCACCGCGATGTGGATCCTCTACAAGGACGACGAGCGCGACCCCGAGTTCCAGTTCTCGCTGCCCGCGAAGGCCCTGGGCTGGGCCTCGCTGATCGCGACCTTCGTGATGTTGGCGGCCGTGCTGGTGCTCCAGTTCTGA
- a CDS encoding Ldh family oxidoreductase, protein MESSDPATRLDHDKLERFSATVLREAGLREDHAATVAEGVVDASLRGIDTHGVVRLDPYVEAVERGGIDPDPNISVTESGAGAALVDGDDGPGQVTTMRGMETAMDLAAEAGSAFVGVRNSNHFGAASFYTNHAAERGYIAIAMTHAGPSVAPFGGADPYLGTNPLSFSLPNDAFPVTLDMATSVTAKGSVMVAEDEGREIPPEWAIDEAGDPITDPEAFHALRPMGGPKGYGLAFFVDAMCGVLLDANFGDEVAGMYDSLDAPQRAGHVVCAIDVDAFTDLDGFVDRMGRLATGVKGVRTAEDVEEVLLPGEPEARTRADRLEAGIPVSASLLESLRALADRYDLELA, encoded by the coding sequence ATGGAATCATCGGACCCGGCGACGCGTCTCGACCACGACAAGCTGGAACGCTTCAGTGCGACCGTCCTCCGCGAAGCGGGGCTACGGGAGGACCACGCGGCGACCGTCGCCGAGGGCGTCGTCGACGCGAGCCTCCGCGGGATCGACACCCACGGCGTGGTCCGGCTCGACCCCTACGTCGAGGCGGTCGAGCGCGGCGGCATCGACCCCGATCCGAATATTTCGGTGACCGAATCGGGCGCGGGAGCCGCCCTCGTGGACGGCGACGACGGCCCGGGTCAGGTCACGACGATGCGCGGGATGGAGACGGCGATGGACCTCGCCGCGGAGGCGGGCAGCGCGTTCGTGGGGGTCCGGAACAGCAACCACTTCGGTGCGGCGTCGTTCTACACCAACCACGCCGCCGAGCGGGGCTACATCGCCATCGCGATGACCCACGCGGGTCCGAGCGTCGCGCCGTTCGGTGGGGCCGACCCCTACCTCGGCACGAACCCGCTCTCGTTCAGCCTCCCGAACGACGCGTTTCCGGTCACCCTCGACATGGCGACGAGCGTGACGGCGAAGGGGAGCGTCATGGTCGCCGAGGACGAGGGTCGCGAGATCCCGCCCGAGTGGGCGATCGACGAGGCGGGCGACCCGATCACCGACCCCGAGGCGTTCCACGCGCTGCGACCGATGGGCGGGCCGAAGGGCTACGGGCTGGCCTTCTTCGTCGACGCCATGTGTGGCGTGCTGCTCGATGCCAATTTCGGCGACGAGGTCGCCGGGATGTACGACAGCCTCGATGCGCCCCAGCGCGCGGGTCATGTCGTCTGCGCCATCGACGTGGACGCGTTCACCGACCTCGACGGGTTCGTCGACCGGATGGGGCGGCTGGCGACCGGCGTCAAGGGCGTTCGAACCGCCGAGGACGTCGAGGAGGTCCTCCTACCCGGCGAACCCGAGGCGCGAACCAGGGCCGACCGGCTCGAAGCCGGGATCCCGGTCTCGGCGAGTCTACTGGAGAGCCTCCGGGCGCTCGCCGACCGATACGACCTCGAACTGGCCTGA
- a CDS encoding mandelate racemase/muconate lactonizing enzyme family protein, giving the protein MTADFRITGYETRVLEVPERTIGDSQTHVFETDELDYLSLELETDADVTGLGIDLVELRAPGRPSTETLRSRVDDVVGEIVGENPLALLNRRTRHRGGAHNFYSSGSYGPGVGVLLNMALWDAAAKFFDQPLAEFMGATDDSAPIYASGLSFGNDDATTREVYEGFAEVGEFDAAKVKVGYDTVDEDIDRIELVDDVFGGLDTLMIDPNEAWAPKETLRKVEAIQDVGFDLYWIEDPVFRHDFDGMRRVREGLSDVHLTVGEYVGFEGKHGLLDADAVDILNLQGLSAASDASTLAEPTGTDVAMSTDHGTDAMAVHAGLALPDVTYVECCSHALLDLSEEPYVVEDGQVTVTDAPGHGVAFDEETLESHSR; this is encoded by the coding sequence ATGACGGCTGACTTCCGGATCACGGGCTACGAGACGCGGGTTCTCGAAGTCCCCGAACGCACGATCGGCGACTCCCAGACCCACGTCTTCGAGACCGACGAACTCGATTACCTCTCCCTCGAACTCGAGACCGACGCCGACGTTACCGGGTTGGGGATCGACCTCGTCGAACTTCGAGCCCCCGGACGGCCGTCGACCGAGACCCTTCGTAGTCGGGTCGACGACGTCGTGGGTGAGATCGTCGGCGAGAACCCGCTCGCCCTCCTCAACCGGCGAACCCGCCACCGTGGCGGCGCTCACAACTTCTACTCCAGCGGCTCCTACGGTCCGGGCGTCGGCGTGCTGCTGAACATGGCGCTCTGGGACGCGGCGGCGAAGTTCTTCGACCAGCCCCTCGCCGAGTTCATGGGGGCCACCGACGACTCGGCCCCGATCTACGCCAGCGGGCTCTCGTTCGGCAACGACGACGCGACCACGCGCGAGGTCTACGAGGGCTTCGCCGAAGTGGGTGAGTTCGACGCCGCGAAGGTGAAGGTCGGCTACGACACCGTCGACGAGGACATCGACCGGATCGAACTCGTCGACGACGTCTTCGGCGGGCTCGACACCCTGATGATCGACCCGAACGAGGCCTGGGCCCCGAAGGAGACCCTCCGAAAAGTCGAAGCGATCCAGGACGTCGGCTTCGACCTCTACTGGATCGAGGACCCGGTCTTCCGCCACGACTTCGACGGCATGCGGCGGGTCCGTGAGGGACTTTCGGACGTGCACCTCACCGTCGGCGAGTACGTCGGCTTCGAGGGCAAACACGGGCTGCTCGACGCCGACGCGGTCGACATCCTCAACCTCCAGGGTCTCTCGGCGGCCAGTGACGCCTCGACGCTCGCCGAGCCCACGGGCACGGACGTCGCGATGAGCACCGACCACGGCACCGACGCGATGGCGGTCCACGCCGGTCTCGCGCTCCCCGACGTCACCTACGTCGAGTGCTGCAGCCACGCCCTGCTCGACCTCAGCGAGGAACCCTACGTCGTCGAGGACGGCCAGGTGACGGTCACCGACGCGCCGGGCCACGGCGTCGCGTTCGACGAGGAGACCCTCGAAAGCCACAGCCGATAG
- a CDS encoding mannonate dehydratase: protein MARQPTQETVKPGVRVGVRTRSLSPDRLGFIRQLGATDIFVDHADTEEEPDDFNDRDGTATLAVGRDAIPTVEELTAARERIEDAGLRFTGIQSLPYSLYGDIMFDRDGKEEALDQITTLVENLGEAGIPILGYQWNPRGVVPMRTESVELRGGADGTGFDLDELEGFDDTDGLAPGLDRAYTEDEFWENYENFLETVLPVAEEAGVRMALHPVDPPVIEELGGIPRLFRNVENFEKAMELVPSDNHGLKLCLGCFSQMGEDVTEVLRRFGEEDNIVFIHFRDVVGTVPRFHETFVDEGNFDTVEAVRVLEAIGYDGVVIPDHVPMMTGDDDWRHRARSFTIGYLRGVVDAVESER from the coding sequence ATGGCTCGCCAGCCCACGCAGGAGACCGTGAAGCCGGGCGTTCGCGTCGGTGTACGAACCCGAAGCCTCTCGCCCGATCGTCTGGGGTTCATCCGCCAGCTCGGCGCGACGGACATCTTCGTCGACCACGCCGACACCGAGGAGGAGCCCGACGACTTCAACGACCGCGACGGCACCGCCACCCTCGCGGTCGGCCGCGACGCAATTCCGACGGTCGAGGAACTCACCGCGGCGCGCGAGCGGATCGAGGACGCCGGGCTCCGATTCACCGGGATCCAGTCGCTCCCGTACTCGCTCTACGGCGACATCATGTTCGACCGCGACGGGAAGGAGGAGGCCCTCGACCAGATCACGACCCTCGTCGAAAACCTCGGCGAGGCCGGGATCCCGATCCTCGGCTATCAGTGGAACCCGCGAGGTGTGGTGCCGATGCGAACCGAGTCGGTCGAACTCCGCGGCGGGGCCGACGGCACGGGCTTCGACCTCGACGAGCTGGAGGGCTTCGACGATACGGATGGGTTGGCTCCCGGTCTCGATCGGGCCTACACCGAGGACGAGTTCTGGGAGAACTACGAGAACTTCCTCGAAACCGTGCTCCCCGTCGCGGAGGAGGCCGGCGTCCGCATGGCGCTCCACCCGGTCGACCCGCCCGTGATCGAGGAGCTCGGCGGGATTCCCCGACTCTTCCGCAACGTCGAGAACTTCGAGAAGGCGATGGAACTCGTTCCGAGCGACAACCACGGCCTCAAACTCTGTCTCGGCTGCTTCTCACAGATGGGCGAGGACGTCACTGAGGTACTGCGACGGTTCGGAGAGGAGGACAACATCGTCTTCATCCACTTCCGGGACGTGGTCGGGACGGTCCCGCGCTTCCACGAGACGTTCGTCGACGAGGGCAACTTCGACACCGTCGAGGCGGTCCGCGTGCTCGAAGCGATCGGCTACGATGGCGTCGTCATCCCGGACCACGTTCCGATGATGACCGGCGACGACGACTGGCGACACCGCGCCCGGAGTTTCACGATCGGCTACCTCCGTGGGGTCGTCGACGCGGTCGAATCGGAAAGATAG
- a CDS encoding dihydrodipicolinate synthase family protein, which yields MPLSSTEVRESLRGVATGVLTPFDADQGIEFGKLAENVESLSDSGVGVFLAAANISEYHTLSVDERIAVTEAAVDALPSSACVLAGVGGNLTEAHELVEAYDRIGVDALMVMPPDFTYIHEQGLLRYYEKLAANTETPLVPYVRGFEPSVSYLDDLARVDGLVGIKYAIPDAVKLGAGVEAGADDVVWVDGLAEPHALSFWVEGAEGFSAGVSNFRPEIGLALFDALTEEDWDRARALKNACLPYQNFRTETGQNNEIPDAISVPAVKKGLELAGLHGGNVRDPIRSLSAEDEARAEELYAQLDDDIDRLVG from the coding sequence ATGCCACTCTCATCGACCGAGGTTCGTGAGTCCCTGCGCGGCGTCGCGACCGGCGTGCTCACGCCGTTCGACGCGGACCAGGGGATCGAGTTCGGGAAGCTAGCGGAGAACGTCGAATCCCTCTCCGATTCGGGGGTCGGGGTGTTCCTCGCGGCGGCCAACATCAGCGAGTACCACACCCTCTCGGTGGACGAACGGATCGCCGTGACGGAAGCCGCCGTCGACGCGCTTCCCTCCTCGGCCTGCGTGCTCGCCGGTGTCGGCGGTAACCTCACCGAAGCCCACGAACTGGTCGAGGCGTACGACCGGATCGGCGTCGACGCGCTGATGGTGATGCCGCCGGACTTCACCTACATCCACGAGCAGGGCCTGCTCCGGTACTACGAGAAGCTCGCGGCGAACACGGAGACGCCGCTCGTGCCCTACGTTCGTGGTTTCGAGCCGTCGGTGAGCTACCTCGACGACCTCGCCCGGGTCGACGGGCTCGTGGGGATCAAGTACGCGATCCCCGACGCCGTCAAACTCGGGGCGGGCGTCGAGGCCGGGGCCGACGACGTGGTCTGGGTCGACGGGCTGGCCGAGCCCCACGCGCTCTCCTTCTGGGTCGAGGGGGCCGAGGGCTTCTCCGCTGGCGTGAGCAACTTCCGACCCGAGATCGGGCTCGCGCTGTTCGACGCGCTCACCGAGGAGGACTGGGACCGCGCGCGGGCGCTGAAGAACGCGTGTCTGCCCTACCAGAACTTCCGGACCGAAACCGGGCAAAACAACGAGATTCCCGACGCGATCAGCGTGCCCGCGGTGAAGAAGGGCCTCGAACTCGCGGGTCTCCACGGCGGGAACGTCCGCGACCCGATCCGCTCGCTCTCCGCCGAGGACGAGGCGCGCGCGGAGGAGCTCTACGCTCAACTCGACGACGATATCGACCGGCTCGTCGGATAA
- a CDS encoding IclR family transcriptional regulator, whose product MSKKTRRTVEAVRTTCEILDILQTRGRAGVTEIADEVGMAKGAVHRHLTTLDECEYVVNDEGEYRLSLRYLDTANRVKELIGNYDVIADELQHLASETGEIAQFATEEHGWVTYVYKADAESDVQTASAAGKREYMHSTSLGKTMLARMADERVDAILDDHGMPAKTANTITDRSAFFDHLDGIRERGYALDDEENIEGLCCMAMPVTDAAGEVFGAVSLSGPVSRMTADRIEGELVEALTRTTNVIEINTKFA is encoded by the coding sequence ATGTCAAAGAAGACGCGGCGAACGGTCGAGGCGGTTCGAACCACCTGTGAGATCCTCGATATCCTTCAAACACGTGGCCGAGCGGGCGTCACCGAGATCGCCGACGAAGTCGGGATGGCGAAGGGGGCGGTCCACCGTCATCTCACCACCCTCGACGAGTGCGAGTACGTGGTGAACGACGAGGGTGAGTACCGTCTCAGCCTCCGCTACCTCGACACGGCGAATCGAGTGAAGGAACTGATTGGCAACTACGACGTCATCGCCGACGAGCTCCAGCACCTCGCGAGCGAAACCGGAGAGATAGCTCAGTTCGCGACCGAGGAACACGGTTGGGTGACCTACGTCTACAAGGCCGACGCCGAGAGCGACGTCCAGACGGCGTCGGCGGCGGGCAAACGCGAGTACATGCACTCGACCTCGCTCGGCAAGACCATGCTCGCCCGGATGGCCGACGAGCGGGTCGACGCGATCCTCGACGACCACGGGATGCCCGCGAAGACCGCCAACACCATCACCGACCGCTCGGCGTTCTTCGACCATCTCGACGGGATCCGCGAGCGGGGCTACGCGCTCGACGACGAGGAGAACATCGAGGGGCTGTGCTGTATGGCGATGCCCGTCACCGACGCGGCGGGCGAGGTCTTCGGTGCCGTCAGCCTCTCGGGCCCCGTGAGCCGGATGACGGCCGACCGGATCGAGGGGGAGCTGGTCGAGGCGCTCACGCGTACGACCAACGTGATCGAGATCAACACCAAGTTCGCCTGA
- a CDS encoding thiamine pyrophosphate-binding protein has translation MTVSEVLVDRLLARGVDTFFGVPGTQTLPLNEVVDRRDDLRFVCARHETAVTHEAWGYAEASGTPAATVVIPGPGDLHAANGLRNALNDCTPMVHLSIETEPEVRGKGGIHETPPDTYDNLVKENVLVETPESVAAEVERAVEVATTHPKGPVRVGIPKNFLRMEAPQAEVGSHEPADPPGVSPAAIEDVAGRLRSAANPVVIGGNGVRAAEATDELLTVAESLDAPVASTYKAKGVIPEDHDLYADIMSSGSSAALAECFEESDAALAVGTDFDAVTTQHWSYDLPDELVHVTMDPSDFGSGYEPSVALLADAKKALAALAEELKADAGNPEQADTGRSGAERAGAVRAAKADRIAALAVDEAPFTSASVLGTLREALPRNTVATGDSGGFRLWAAVAFEAYDHREYVHNGSWASMGCGLPAAIGAKVAEPDKPVVSLIGDGGLFMCLHELHTAVAEEIPVVVVVANNNDYAIISAEAGREYELAADEYAWAGSPASFSGVAESLGMAATCVETTAELTAAVEDALDRDGPTLIEVPTAQDEPQAGSWLSADE, from the coding sequence ATGACCGTCAGCGAGGTACTCGTCGACCGGCTGCTCGCGCGTGGCGTCGATACGTTCTTCGGCGTCCCGGGGACCCAGACGCTCCCGCTCAACGAGGTGGTCGACCGACGGGACGACCTCCGGTTCGTCTGCGCCCGTCACGAGACCGCCGTCACCCACGAGGCCTGGGGCTACGCCGAGGCTTCCGGTACGCCCGCTGCGACCGTCGTGATCCCCGGACCGGGCGACCTCCACGCCGCGAACGGCCTCCGGAACGCGCTCAACGACTGCACCCCGATGGTCCACCTCTCGATCGAGACCGAACCCGAGGTGCGGGGGAAGGGCGGCATCCACGAGACCCCGCCGGACACCTACGACAATCTCGTGAAGGAGAACGTGCTGGTCGAGACCCCCGAATCGGTCGCCGCCGAGGTCGAACGCGCCGTCGAGGTCGCCACCACCCATCCCAAGGGGCCGGTTCGGGTTGGGATCCCGAAGAATTTCTTACGAATGGAGGCCCCGCAGGCCGAGGTCGGCTCGCACGAACCGGCCGACCCGCCGGGGGTCAGCCCGGCGGCGATCGAGGACGTCGCCGGCCGCCTCCGTTCGGCCGCGAACCCCGTCGTGATCGGCGGCAACGGGGTTCGCGCCGCCGAGGCGACCGACGAACTTCTGACGGTCGCGGAGTCGCTCGACGCGCCCGTCGCCTCGACCTACAAAGCGAAGGGCGTGATCCCCGAGGATCACGACCTCTACGCCGACATCATGTCGAGCGGGTCGAGCGCGGCGCTGGCCGAGTGTTTCGAGGAGTCGGACGCCGCGCTCGCGGTCGGCACCGACTTCGACGCCGTCACCACCCAGCACTGGTCGTACGACCTCCCCGACGAACTCGTCCACGTCACGATGGACCCGAGCGACTTCGGCTCGGGCTACGAGCCCTCGGTCGCCCTGCTCGCCGACGCGAAGAAGGCGCTCGCGGCGCTCGCCGAGGAGTTGAAAGCCGATGCCGGGAACCCTGAACAGGCTGATACCGGGCGATCGGGGGCCGAACGCGCGGGCGCGGTCCGTGCGGCGAAGGCCGACCGGATCGCCGCGCTCGCGGTCGACGAAGCGCCCTTCACCTCCGCGAGCGTGCTCGGAACCCTCCGGGAGGCGCTCCCTCGAAACACCGTCGCGACCGGCGATTCGGGCGGGTTTCGACTTTGGGCCGCGGTGGCCTTCGAGGCCTACGACCACCGCGAGTACGTCCACAACGGTTCGTGGGCCTCGATGGGCTGTGGACTCCCGGCCGCGATCGGCGCGAAGGTCGCCGAACCCGACAAACCCGTCGTCTCGCTGATCGGCGACGGTGGGCTGTTCATGTGTCTCCACGAGCTCCACACCGCGGTCGCCGAGGAGATCCCCGTGGTCGTCGTCGTGGCGAACAACAACGACTACGCGATCATCAGCGCCGAGGCCGGCCGGGAGTACGAACTCGCCGCCGACGAGTACGCGTGGGCCGGCTCGCCGGCCTCGTTCTCGGGAGTCGCCGAGTCGCTCGGCATGGCCGCCACCTGCGTCGAGACCACCGCGGAGCTGACCGCCGCCGTCGAGGACGCCCTCGACCGCGACGGACCGACCCTGATCGAAGTTCCCACCGCACAGGACGAACCCCAGGCGGGGTCGTGGCTCTCGGCCGACGAGTGA